The region CGGTGAGTCTTTTTTCTTGTTGTGGTGCAGCTCGACGATCTCCACGTCGAAGTCGTCGCCCAGGGTTTTGGCCACGTCCTTCAGAACCTTGAAGCAGACGTTGACCCCCACCGACATGTTGGGAGCCAGCACGGCCGGGATCTCCCTGGCCAGTTCAGCGGCAAAGGCGCGCTCTTCGGGAGTGAAGCCGGTGGAGCCGATCACGATCGACTTCTTGTGCAGCGCGCAGACTTCCAGATTCTTCAGCGAAACCTTGGGTGAGGTGAAATCGATCAGCACGTCACAGGCGGCCACCACCGCATTCAGGCTGTCGGTGATATGCACGTCGGACTTGCCGCAACCGGCCAAAAGGGCGGCGTCCTGTCCGATGGCCGGATGGCCGGGACGCTCCAGGGCGCCGCACAGCGCGGCCCCTTCGGACTCGATGATGGAATTGATGATGCGCTGGCCCATACGCCCGGCAGCGCCGCAAACGGCTATCTTTATCATTACTGTACTCTCCATTATGTCAGTAGGAGTGCGCCCTTTCCGCCCTGGCTGCGTAAGTCTTCGGGATCAGTTGTGCGGCGTAGCGTTGCTACGCCTCCGCCCGATCCCTCGACAGCCTTGCCAGGACGAAAAAATCGCACTCCGCAGGGTCAAATAAAAAACTGTTAAACTAAATCAGCTTGTATTCTTTCATGATGGTGGTCAACTTGGCCTTGGT is a window of bacterium DNA encoding:
- the dapB gene encoding 4-hydroxy-tetrahydrodipicolinate reductase, encoding MIKIAVCGAAGRMGQRIINSIIESEGAALCGALERPGHPAIGQDAALLAGCGKSDVHITDSLNAVVAACDVLIDFTSPKVSLKNLEVCALHKKSIVIGSTGFTPEERAFAAELAREIPAVLAPNMSVGVNVCFKVLKDVAKTLGDDFDVEIVELHHNKKKDSPSGTAVRMGEVVAEALGRDYNKVANYHREGICGERTKEEIGMQTVRGGDIVGEHTVYFIGQGERIEISHRAMTRDMFSRGSVRAAKWVVGKTPGIYDMQDVLGLK